A DNA window from Lutra lutra chromosome 8, mLutLut1.2, whole genome shotgun sequence contains the following coding sequences:
- the LOC125107709 gene encoding calmodulin-like protein 3: MADQLSEEQVAEFKEAFCLFDKDGDGVITTQELGTVMRSLGQNPTEAELRDMVREIDRDGNGTVDFPEFLGMMARQLKGRDNEDQIREAFRVFDKDGNGLVSAAELRHVMTRLGEKLSDEEVDEMIRAADVDGDGQVNYEEFVHMLVSK; the protein is encoded by the coding sequence ATGGCTGACCAGCTAAGCGAGGAACAGGTGGCCGAGTTCAAGGAGGCCTTCTGCCTGTTTGACAAGGACGGGGATGGCGTCATCACCACACAGGAGCTGGGCACCGTCATGCGCTCCCTGGGCCAGAACCCCACTGAGGCCGAGCTGCGGGACATGGTAAGAGAGATCGACCGCGACGGCAACGGCACCGTGGACTTCCCCGAATTCCTGGGCATGATGGCCAGGCAGCTGAAGGGCAGGGACAATGAGGACCAGATCCGCGAGGCCTTCCGCGTCTTCGACAAGGACGGCAATGGCCTGGTGAGCGCCGCTGAGCTGCGGCATGTGATGACCAGGCTGGGGGAGAAGCTGAGCGACGAGGAGGTGGACGAGATGATCCGGGCCGCGGACGTGGACGGGGACGGGCAGGTGAACTACGAGGAGTTCGTCCACATGCTGGTCTCCAAGTGA